A window of the Equus asinus isolate D_3611 breed Donkey chromosome 20, EquAss-T2T_v2, whole genome shotgun sequence genome harbors these coding sequences:
- the LOC106843940 gene encoding olfactory receptor 5P76, translating to MDALGDGNHTSTTGFILLGLTNDPILRIILFMIILCIYLVTISGNLSAIILIRISSQLHHPMYFFLSHLALADIGYSSSVTPNMLVNFLVGRNTISYFGCATQLGSVVFFGTAEFFLLAAMAYDRFVAICSPLLYSTKMSTEVCVQLLVVAYIGGFLNACSFTICFYSLVFCGPNRVNHFFCDFAPLVELSCSDISIPAAVPSFTAGSIIVVTVLVISVSYIYILITILKMRSTEGRHKAFSTCTSHLTVVTLFYGTITYIYVVPKSSYSTDQNKVVSVFYMVVIPMLNPLIYSLRNNEIKGALKRELARKIFS from the coding sequence ATGGATGCCTTGGGCGATGGGAACCACACTTCAACGACAGGGTTCATTTTATTGGGCTTAACTAATGACCCGATCCTTCGAATCATTCTCTTCATGATCATACTGTGTATCTACCTGGTGACCATATCTGGCAATCTCAGCGCGATCATTCTTATCAGAATCTCTTCTCAGCTCCATCatcctatgtatttttttctgagccaCTTGGCTTTGGCTGACATAGGCTATTCATCATCTGTCACACCCAATATGCTTGTAAACTTCCTGGTGGGAAGAAATACCATCTCCTATTTTGGATGTGCCACCCAGCTTGGTTCAGTTGTTTTCTTTGGGACAGCTGAGTTCTTCCTCCTGGCTGCCATGGCATATGATCGCTTTGTGGCAATTTGCAGCCCACTGCTTTATTCCACCAAAATGTCCACAGAAGTTTGTGTCCAGTTACTTGTAGTGGCTTATATAGGTGGTTTTCTCAATGCTTGCTCTTTTActatttgcttttattctttaGTCTTTTGTGGACCAAATCGAGTCAatcattttttctgtgattttgctCCTTTAGTTGAACTCTCCTGTTCTGATATCAGTATTCCTGCAGCTGTCCCCTCATTTACTGCTGGCTCCATCATTGTGGTCACAGTGCTTGTCATATCCGTCTCCTACATCTacatcctcatcaccatcctgAAGATGCGCTCCACCGAAGGGCGCCacaaggccttctccacctgcaCCTCTCACCTCACAGTGGTCACTCTGTTCTATGGGACCATCACATACATTTATGTGGTGCCCAAGTCCAGCTACTCAACTGACCAGAACAAGGTTGTGTCCGTGTTCTACATGGTAGTGATCCCCATGTtgaaccccctcatctacagCCTCAGGAACAATGAGATTAAGGGGGCTCTGAAGAGAGAGCttgctagaaaaatattttcttaa